A DNA window from Impatiens glandulifera chromosome 7, dImpGla2.1, whole genome shotgun sequence contains the following coding sequences:
- the LOC124909992 gene encoding protein RGF1 INDUCIBLE TRANSCRIPTION FACTOR 1-like: MVNFDHDHHLPRWVQPLLTEKFFNACLIHDQSKKNEKNIFCFHCCQGICTHCSSLHPSHRLLQIRRYVYHDVIRLQDAQKLIDCTFLQAYTTNSLKVVFLNHRPQITRTFRISGGSSCLTCDRALQEPFLFCSISCKIHHMVMETTHESNFITLPELEPGFEDEQLTPDSVMETSSINSSSSSSGGGAAAAVEVVRKKRSSVPALRAAAAAAVIGKMNSSPAVASGMMNSRRKGMPKRSPFF, from the exons ATGGTGAATTTCGATCACGATCATCATCTTCCCCGATGGGTTCAACCTTTGCTAACAGAGAAATTCTTCAATGCCTGCTTAATTCATGACCAATccaagaaaaatgaaaagaacATCTTTTGTTTCCATTGTTGTCAAGGAATTTGTACCCATTGTTCTTCCCTGCATCCTTCTCATCGTCTTCTTCAG attCGAAGATACGTTTATCATGATGTTATTCGGCTTCAAGATGCCCAGAAATTGATCGACTGTACATTTCTTCAA GCTTACACGACCAACAGTTTGAAAGTTGTGTTTCTTAATCATCGACCTCAAATTACTCGAACATTTCGAATCTCCGGCGGTAGTTCTTGCCTTACCTGCGATAGAGCATTGCAGGAACCTTTTCTATTCTGTTCAATCTCCTGCAAG ATTCACCATATGGTAATGGAAACAACCCATGAATCGAATTTCATTACATTGCCGGAACTGGAGCcgggttttgaagatgaacagTTGACACCGGATTCGGTTATGGAGACGAGTTCGATTAATTCTTCTAGTTCAAGCAGTGGTGGTGGTGCGGCGGCGGCGGTGGAGGTTGTTAGAAAGAAGAGGAGTAGTGTCCCGGCTTTGAGGGCGGCAGCGGCGGCGGCGGTGATTGGGAAGATGAATAGTTCGCCGGCGGTGGCGTCGGGAATGATGAACAGTCGCCGGAAAGGAATGCCGAAGAGGTCACCATTTTTTTGA
- the LOC124909991 gene encoding vesicle-associated protein 1-3-like produces the protein MSAACNHLTVQPSELSFPFKLKKQSSCSLMLANNTDQHVAFKVKTTNPKKYCVRPNSGFLLPGDSTCNVTVTMQAQKKAPLDLQCKDKFLIQSVVVSKRIADKDDITAENFDKAAGNLVREFKLRVVYVHANQPLSVVEGSKEEEEEEEEEEGSSSSRAAVVVALKEKEEYAIQRQELDPEIDRNNGGGGGGSFSMMFVIFI, from the exons ATGAGTGCCGCCTGCAATCACCTCACCGTTCAACCTTCAGAACTCAGCTTCCCAT TCAAATTAAAGAAGCAGAGTTCCTGTTCTCTAATGTTGGCCAACAATACTGATCAACATGTGGCGTTCAAG GTTAAAACAACCAATCCCAAGAAATATTGCGTTCGTCCTAACAGTGGCTTTCTTTTACCTGGCGACTCTACATGCAATGTCACTG TAACAATGCAAGCCCAAAAGAAGGCACCTTTGGATCTGCAATGTAAAGACAAGTTTCTTATTCAAAGTGTCGTTGTTTCAAAGAGAATAGCAGACAAAGATGACATAACTGCAGAGA ATTTCGATAAGGCAGCTGGAAATTTAGTCCGGGAGTTTAAATTGCGAGTCGTTTATGTCCATGCTAATCAGCCATTGTCTGTGGTAGAAGGAtctaaagaagaagaggaagaagaagaggaagaagaagggtCTTCTTCTTCAAGGGCAGCTGTTGTTGTTGCCTTAAAGGAGAAAGAAGAATATGCAATTCAACGACAGGAATTG GATCCAGAGATTGACAGAAACAATGGGGGCGGTGGAGGTGGAAGTTTCTCGATGATGTTTGTGATATTCATATAA
- the LOC124945418 gene encoding autophagy-related protein 8f-like, whose protein sequence is MARLMKSSFKQENDFGKRHAEAARIREKYSDRIPVIVEKADRSDIPNIDKKKYLVPADLTIGQFVYVIRKRIKLSAEKAIFIFVDNVLPPTGAILSTIYDEKKDEDGFLYVTYSGENTFGMKIEDGLTD, encoded by the exons ATGGCAAGATTGATGAAGAGCTCTTTCAAACAAGAGAATGACTTTG GTAAGCGACACGCCGAGGCTGCGAGGATCAGGGAGAAGTATTCTGACCGAATTCCT GTAATTGTGGAAAAGGCTGATAGAAGCGATATCCCTAATATTGATAAGAAAAA ATATCTTGTTCCAGCTGACTTAACAATTGGGCAGTTTGTTTATGTCATACGCAAGAGAATCAAACTCAGTGCAGAGAAAGCAATCTTCATATTCGTGGATAATGTCCTTCCGCCTACAG GGGCAATATTGTCTACCATATATGATGAGAAGAAGGATGAAGATGGGTTTCTGTATGTGACATACAGTGGGGAGAATACATTTGGGATGAAGATTGAAGATGGACTGACTGACTGA